The Comamonas sp. GB3 AK4-5 genome includes a region encoding these proteins:
- a CDS encoding Na+/H+ antiporter subunit C, translating to MEIVLTITIGVLTGSGVWLLLRPRTFQVIIGLSLLSYAVNLFIFSMTREGLAIDKEPVMQPGVAETLASYADPMPQALVLTAIVIGFAMTALFLVVLLALRGMSGTDHVDGINSRDEQEMP from the coding sequence ATGGAAATCGTGCTGACCATCACCATCGGTGTGCTCACCGGATCGGGCGTGTGGCTGCTGCTGCGCCCGCGAACCTTCCAGGTCATCATCGGCCTGTCGCTGTTGTCATACGCCGTGAATCTGTTCATCTTCAGCATGACCCGCGAGGGCCTGGCCATCGACAAGGAGCCAGTCATGCAGCCCGGTGTGGCCGAGACACTGGCCAGCTATGCCGACCCCATGCCCCAGGCTCTGGTGCTCACGGCCATCGTGATCGGCTTTGCCATGACGGCGCTGTTCCTGGTGGTGCTGCTGGCCCTGCGCGGCATGTCCGGCACCGACCATGTGGACGGCATCAACTCCCGTGACGAGCAGGAGATGCCGTAA